Part of the Nitrospinota bacterium genome is shown below.
GTCTTCGATAACCTCGAACTCGACGGAATCTCCTTCGTTAAGAGTCTTATACCCCTCCTGGCCCTGGATGGACGAGAAGTGGACGAAGACGTCCGGCCCTTCCTCACGTTCTATGAAGCCAAACCCTTTGCCCTCGTTAAACCACTTTACAGTTCCTTTCTCCATTGCGTATCACCTCCTTTCCTTAAGCATTTTTGAA
Proteins encoded:
- a CDS encoding cold-shock protein, with protein sequence MEKGTVKWFNEGKGFGFIEREEGPDVFVHFSSIQGQEGYKTLNEGDSVEFEVIEDDKGLKAVNVVKV